One Drosophila teissieri strain GT53w chromosome X, Prin_Dtei_1.1, whole genome shotgun sequence genomic window, TTGCACTTCTGAGAGCCCCGGCTAAGGGTCCTCGATCTCCAGCTATCTCTCCGTAGTCAAGTGTCCATTCTGCAGGTCCTTCTCCACCCGCTTTTCACCCCCTTCACCCCTTTTACACCCGTGGCAACCACCCTCTGCGTCCACTCTGCTAACTCTTGCGCCTTTGACGCACTTGAGACATTTGAAAAGTTTCACCTTTGGAGAAGTTCGCTTCGCTTTTAAATTGCGCGCTTAACAAGTTCGTTTCctgtccttttttttgtatcctGCAACCCTCGCCCGTTCCATTGTTACTTTTGTTTAAGCTAAGCCTGCCTTTTTCGAATAATAAACGACGGAAAGTTTCAAATAGCGGAACATGTTTAAAATGCCTGACGTGCACACTTTTCCAGCATTTTTTTGCGCCCCGCCAGGACCCAGGACCCCCATTCTCCGTAATTTTCCCCAACGCCTTCTCCATTTTCAACACACAGCCCCTTTCATTCATTCTTTGCTGGCCACACGTGCATTGGTAAATGCAAACAGCAccgaaaacacaaaacacaaagcaGAAAACAGAAGGCGACAGGCAACAAGCTTTCGCCCACTTctcctgccactgccactgccactcccacttgcCCGCCCCCAATCCCCCGCCCACTTTCTCCACCCACTCCGCTTGTTGTTGGTAGCCGAGGAACGGCTTGCATGTCGCTGCACACGAGTAGAACCTGAGAATggttgccaaaaataaaaaataaaaaaaaaacccaaacggaaacggaaaatgagaatggaaatgaaaagcgaGAAAGCAAAGTGCCAAAGATATGTTTACAACTTCTACATACCCTCTATCTTGCGATCTCACAATGTTGCCATCAAATATCTTTTCATGATTTTCCCTTGCATACTTTGCCAagcttttaacattttaacaAGAACACAAACGCATTCTGTTGTGACTTTAAATCAAATTCTGAAGTTATTTCACATATCATCGCAAAACTCTCAATTTCCCTTGACATATGTATACCCTATACGAGTATGCTGAAAAGAGGTAAATCACGAATAGCATACCAACGGCCCACACAAATTGTGCACGCAATTGTGCCCAAGGTCACAAAAGGGCAGGCCAGTTGCTAGTCACTAGTTGGTTAGTCCGTCCGTCCGGCCGTCCCTCCGTCCATCTCTCCGTGCGTCCCTCCGTCCGTCTCTCCGTCCATCTCCCCGTCCGTCGGACTATCCAACAGCCGTCCAGCTATCCGTCCGTGAATCTCTCAGCCAGGGATTTGCATAATTCAACGCTGCGGCGGCCGTGATTCCCGATCCCCCGTCTGGCGATTGATGGccccggatccggatccggctGCAAATAAAAGTCCGGGTGCCAGTCCGCACGGCAGGTGTATTTCCAAGGCAAATTGGTGAAATGCAATGCAGTTCtggacacaaaaaaaaaacaggggAAGTGTTTACACAGTGCACAACGATTGCAAGAATATGCAATTGCAGAATAAAGTGCAAAAGTATGTGTTTATTAATATCATTTATTTCAAGAAAATACTACGATTATAATAATACTAGAAGATATAtctttattatataaaaattcgGGGAATTTGATTGTTTAAAGATTTTGAACTGATTTAAAGTTTCTGTATAATATACGATTGCCAATCTTGATTGagatctttttgccacgtgcAGTTTCATTTATTCATATTCAGTTTCAAAACTTTGTCAGTCGAATGCCGTTTGTGACGTCAACATGGAATCGAGTttcccattcgcattcgcattcaccTTGCACAGCCTGCGGCGCCTCTCGTTTGACGGCGTTGATTGAATCATGTTGACACGCTTCCCTCGTCCGATCCCcagcccctccccctctccaCGTACGCCCATGTCCTGTGCCCCAGCGGGGGCAGCGAGGGGGGGCAAATCAGCTTTATCAATGCTATTTCCCATTGGGGAATCGATTCGGCCGTGGGCCGCACACAAAGTCGCGCTTGAACAATGCCAATATCTGGCTTTGTGTTTATAGCAAAACTTGCGGGCTATGTAGGCGGGCATTGCATTATCAATTATAATGAAAGGGGTAATAAAATAACTTCgccatcttaaaatagtgcgttataagTGGATATAGGTCGTCTGATACTTTCtttaagaaagagcgccgttctcggcgattctcaaggtgtgtACTTAAGtggcggaaatttaataaaataatcaaatgttttcgtacattttaaaatagtgcgttatatgtgtatgagtggtctgatactttatctattaaagagcgccgttctcggcgattctcaaggtgtgtACTTAAGTGGcgaaaatttcataaaataattaattgttttcgtacatcttaaaatagtgcgttatatgtgtatgagtggtctgatactttatctattaaagagcgccgttctcggcgattctcaaggtgtgtACTTAAGTGGCGgaaatttcataaaataattaaatgttttcgtcatcttaaaatagtgcgttatgtgtgtatgaGTGGTCTAATACTTTATctattaaagagcgccgttctcggcgattctcaaggtgtgtACTTAAGTGtctgaaatttaataaaataattaaatgttttcgtacatcttaaaatagtgcgttatatgtgtatgagtggtctgatactttatctattaaagagcgccgttctcggcgattctcaaggtgtgtACTTAAGTGGCGGAAATttcataatataatttaatgttttcgtacatcctaaaatagtgcgttatatgtgtatgagtggtctgatactttatctattaaagagcgccgttctcggcgattctcaaggtgtgtACTTAAGTGGCGGaaatttgataaaataatcaaatgtttttttacatcttaaaatagtgcgttatatgtgtataggtcgtctgatactttttctaagaaggacagccgttctcggcgattctcaaggtgtgtACTTAAGTGGCGGaaatttgataaaataatCCAATGTTTTCgtcatcttaaaatagtgcgttataagTGAATATAGGTCgtctcggcgattctcaaggtgttaGTTTGGcggaatataataaaatcaattttcaaatgtttccattattttaatgaattagTAGAGATATGTGGCTTTACAGTTTCGCTCTGGGCGATTCTCAATGAGCGTACTTAAGTGATGGAGAGTGTGTGATAAGCCATTATCCTTATACTCAAAGCAGATGATGGCCAAGCCTAATGTATTCAGCTCATTTAATTTCCCCATTAGGGGCAGGGCTCTCCTCTGCGCTTCTTAAGTGGCGAAAATAATCCGCAGATGCGGTCCCAATGCTTGATTAACTTGCAGATGCGCAGCTGGAATGTGCGGCATGCATAAGCAAATCCACAATGAGGACCGACTGGGTGCAAGTGCACTCCCCCAGTTCAAGGCTCCTtcggcgtgtgtgtgtgtgcgtgtgtgtgtgtgcgtgcgtgtgcatGCCTTAAATTTCCTTTCGCCATCGCAttaattcataaatttcaGCATGCCGTTGTTGACGCTTCTAAAAATAGTCCACAAAAAAGGAGAACTGGAGGTTGGGTCTCTCGGTTGTCGGTTGTCGGCTGTTGGTTCTCGTTTGTCGGTTGTCGGTTCTCGGGGTCTTGGGAGGTCTAAGGACTGAGGCTGACGTTGCCTTGACCGGACAAAGAGAAACTGGCACCAAccaacactcacacacacaacctCACACTCCATGCACATGCCAGATACCACGATACTCACACATACATAGTAGTGGGGGGCCCACGATCCCCAGGACGAAGTTCCACTTCGATTTTGCGACTTTGCATTGAACTTCAGCCAGCGCCGTTTTCGTTTCCGTTTTAGTGGcaggtgcagttgcagttgcagctttTCGACTTATGCAATCCACCCGCAGCACGATGCGGAAGTGGGTGAGACTCGACTTCaatcgactcgactcgactctaCTCGAATCAACTCGATGCACGTAGCGACTTGtggatacatatgtatcttgTAAATAGGTCGCTGCAGCAGAACACCGACTCATCGACAACGGCGGCATCTAGAAAAGAGGCGACAATGACGTCACAGCCGCATCAGGCCGTGCCGCTGACCTATATACACGCCATCAAGTGCAACAGAGACGGAGGCAAACAGCGAGTGGAAGAGAGAGAGTTAGCGATAGAGACAGAGACGGAGCGTAAACGTATGCATAAATTTCCCAACCGACATTTGCATATAGTAGATAAACAAGAAATTTGCTTCCATGTACCGTGCACCATACATGGGCGGAGAGATGGCTTAAATGgtataaagtataaagttGGCCAAGAACAGAAGCCCAGCTCAACTGGGCCTAAATTGTTTGTTGACATTTTGGTTCGTTTGAACCGGTCATTTCCACCTtgcactcttttttttttttgcggcttgCAACAGCTGCTGACGTCACACCGAACAATATGCCAATTAAAGGTGCATCATTATAGGTATATCATTACGAAAATATAGAGCACCTTAATCGAGTACCAACGCCTACGATGTGAATTATTTATACGTCAGTTATGCGGGTATCGTACTACTTTATAGAACAGCTTGCAGAATTCAAGTAACTGAATAAAgtaaacttaaaaactttaataGAGCCCTCCTCCGCGCTTCTCAATCGCCGCACTTAAGTGTTCGTAAATCTAGTAGatactattaaaaaaaagtatttattaataatgcgATGGTATTTCATCAGTTGCGCTTTTAAGAGCCCTACTCAAGTGGTGTAAAATGCCTCAAGTTACAAATAGGCGTGGATCTGGTTCTCGGACCCgcaaattgctttattttatcGTGTACAAATATGCTATGATTACGAATTTATAATGCCATTATTTTGCTGACCACATGTGCGACCATAAATATGATTAAGCGGCCGCTGTGCCAAGATGGAGTTGCAACCGGAAAAGATTTATGCCGACAAACAATTTGTACGGCCAGGCGCCCGCCATTATTTCAGTCGACTGGAGGGGATAACTGATGTGGGTGGTGGATAACGATGGgcatgaggatgaggatgaggacaAGGCTATGGGTTTTTGAGGGTGGGCCAGTGCACTTACACGCTTAATTAAATGCCACGGCACGGCGCCAGaaagcaggcagcaggcaacggcaacggcaacctGCCATGCAACGCCAAAAAGttgccagcagcaacaattgcagctgcaacagcagcaacaattgcacATTGTCAGCAACATCAGCGATAAGGGCGGAAAATGTTGGGCATTTTGCCAGCAAATGGGTGGTtcggtgtgtatgtgtgtgtgtgtatgggtgtgagTGGttcgatgatgatgatgatggtgttTCTGTGGTTGGGCCCCACTCGCTGGGTCGTTTTTATATGCGATTGTAAtacaatttcaattacaaGTGTAAACATAAGTATATTGCCGGCGTGGGCGTGTTGTGTGCCCAGTACATGCATACAGCTAGAAATCTATATAAACTTGAAGTgcaatgaatttaatttgaacaAGGCCTAAGCCAAAAGGAAAGTATCTGCTGGGTATATCCACCCACTTGTTCTCGTATCTACAAAATGGGCTGGCAACGAAATTGcgaattgcaatttaaaatcgaGAAAGTGAGTCTGAAAATCCCCGTCTGCCGGCATGCCGGCATGCAATATGCATGGCCATTGAATATTCAATGGCATAGCATCTGGAAATTGATTCCAGCCGATAAGTAATTAAAGACCAGGCCACTGGAGAGCTTAAAGATCGAAGGCATTGAATAATGGAGTCGCGGCTTTCAGTTAAAAAGAAAgtcaaatgtaaattaaatgacTGTAGGCCAAGTAATAGCAAAGTAATTACTCTTGCCGCTATTTGAAGTAATCAAATCGAAAGTAAGCCACAGGCTCTTCACATATTTGAAAGAAAAAACGTAAAGGCCTTCCTCCGCGCTTCTCAAACTCCATACTTAAGGGATTCACATTTACAATGCATTTAGTTAATTggtgtttaattaaatactaaatacttcTAAATACTAATAGATATTTTTGTACACCTCCCTTGTATACTTATActttaatacatatattttctccATTCACAGGTCTTTGCCCAAATTGAGCAGTCAAGACGAAGAAGGGGGGGCTGGTCATGGCTTTGGTGGCGGACCGCAACACTTTGAACCCATTCCTCACGATCATGATTTCTGCGAAAGAGTCGTTATAAATGTGAGTAACCCAAACGAATAATGGATACTCATAACTTAACCACCCACTTCCTCCCCCAACACTCCACCAATCCAGGTAAGCGGATTAAGGTTTGAGACACAACTACGTACGTTAAATCAATTCCCGGACACGCTGCTTGGGGATCCAGCTCGGAGATTACGGTACTTTGACCCGCTtagaaatgaatatttttttgacCGTAGTCGACCGAGCTTCGATGCGATTTTATACTATTATCAGAGTGGTAAGCATTCAGTGCATACAGATAGTAACCCTTGCCCGAAAATCTAATGCAACTTTTGTGCAACCCATGGCTAATGTTTCTCTATTTCTCTCTCTATATAAATCCTCGTCGTCGCCGAACAACGAACAATGAATACTTGACTTTATTCATACACCGCCACCCACTCACCAACTCACGACCACCccacaaacaaatacacacaaatacacCCATCACGTTCATCCACAGGTGGCCGACTACGGAGACCGGTCAATGTCCCTTTAGACGTATTTAgtgaagaaataaaattttatgaattaGGTGATCaagcaattaataaattcaGGTAAGCCCACGTGTTGCCCACTAGAAATTCCACCACTAccctacaaaaaaaaaaaaccaaaaaagcaaaacaaatccaaaacaaaaccccaaccaaaaagaaactaacaaaatataaacaaaaaactaaagcaaatcaaatataaagAGGACAACAATTTGGTTCGGATTATTTCTATATTGGTAGCACGGCAAATTTTTTATCAAATCAGCGTAATGAGGCATGCAACACGGCAAACAGACCGACACACGCACATACTCGTAAAACATAGACGTAGAATAGCATTAGACTTGGCTTACATACAATACTATAccaatacatatttatacattgCGTTGGCTGGAAGGACGGTTCAAGGGGAAAGCCTTTTTTACAATGCAGTAATAAATTGTTAATGTTAAACAATGTATTCTTGTCGAATAGCTTTGGCTTATAGAACACTTATATGACCACACATGCAATTGTAAAATGAAGTACCTTGTTGGCCGCTTTCCCTGAGAACTCAACCATCTCCAGCGATGGCAAGCTAGAAGCAAATTGTGTAGAGCTAAAGAAAACCCAGATCTAGATGGACTTGACCTTGGACCGAGAtcgactgcaactgcaattgcgaTTACGAAAGTGAATGTTAATCACTTGACCACCAGCCTAAAATTTTGTTGATACGGCATGGGGGGCAGTGTGGCCGGACCCGTGAAGCGAAGCGAAGCGGAAATGGAGAACGGAATGCCAATCGAGGATGGGAGGACGATCAAGGATGCAGCAGGAAGAAGCCTACTTAATCTATTTCAACTCTTTGCTAATTGCCAATGCCATAAATGAGTCAACGCTTCTATTGCGGCtttatttcttaatttctACTCAAGCTTAGCTTTCGATTTAAGCCTTTTGCCGATTTTGCTTCCGATTAGAGTTGCGAACCAATAAACAAATTCTGTGCCTAAATGAAATACTCAAATGAAAAATACTCAACGAACGCCACacccaaaaaaacacacacccTAACCTCCTCACTCTCACATCATAGTTAGAACGTTTCGATTGATTGTCTCGTTTAGTACTAACAATAGATCgtatattttccatattttctaCTTGCAGAGAGGATGAAGGCTTTATTAAAGAGGAAGAAAGACCATTACCGGATAATGAGAAGCAGAGAAAAGTCTGGCTGCTCTTCGAGTATCCAGAGAGTTCGCAAGCCGCCAGAGTTGTAGCCATAATTAGTGTATTTGTTATATTGCTATcaattgttatattttgtctAGAAACATTACCCGAATTTAAGCATTACAAGGTGCGTACGAATCAAGCCAAAACGCAAGGACCTGCAATACCTGGATACAAATCCAtatctttctttctttccttccttttccttttcttggcGCTATTCTGTGTGCCTTACTTTCAGGTGTTcaatacaacaacaaatggcacAAAAATCGAGGAAGACGAGGTGCCTGACATCACAGATCCTTTCTTCCTTATAGAAACGTTATGTATTATTTGGTTTACATTTGAACTAACTGTCAGGTAGGCCAGCTCTCTTCCATAAAAAAGCAATTTATGCATACACCTAGTCGTAAGCTAAGCGAACGAAAGAGAAATATTAGTTTGAATACAATATCTCTCTATCCATTTTTcttgcaaaaaacaaaaaaaaaagctatgTTTCTAATTGAGTATAAACATTGATTGATTTTCCGTTCTCTCCTGTTTTTTGtctataatttgtttatattttacatacaaatattataCTTATATTTCTCTGTCTgttgctttgcttttcttcGACACTCATGGTTTAATTCAACTGTTTCAATCTGAAAtcttctttctctctctcttacaAATCTcccactctctttctctctcttgcTCTCGGTTTCTCTATCGCGCTGTCTGTGTGAATCTTTAAACCAAACCAATCGCTGGTCGTTGTATcgattttgtgtgtgttcAGGTTCCTCGCATGTccgaacaaattaaatttctgcAGGGATGTCATGAATGTTATCGACATAATCGCCATCATTCCGTACTTTATAACACTAGCGACTGTCGTTGCCGAAGAGGAGGATACGTTAAATCTTCCAAAAGCGCCAGTCAGTCCACAGGTATGAGATTTCTGTTTGCCCAATGCCAACTACACCAAAGATATCGATATTTatcacccacacccacacacacacgaccacactcacacactcacatgcaTATACAGTTGAACCGATTAAAGTAATAAATGTTGCCATCATCATTTATGAGTTGCCTGACATGATAAAGATGGGGTTGCCTGCCCGCCCCGAAACCCAGTAACAAAACAACAAGTATACACAACTTTCAGTcaaaatttttcatttgttgcaATGCTCAATTCataaccaaccaaccaaccaaccaaccaacttATTCCAAACTACCAATTATATCGATAACAAATGTTCATTGTTGTATATTACCGATACGTACACAATCCAACATCCGCTTACTCACCTCTAAATACAAACATACGATCGACCTATGTAAATGaacatcatcaacatcatatttatatataaacgaTAGACACCAGTACCATACcaacacacatatatatatgcataacacctattatatatatatatatatttcgatAAAATTTTTAGGACAAGTCATCGAATCAGGCTATGTCCTTGGCAATATTACGAGTGATACGATTAGTTCGAGTATTTCGAATATTTAAGTTATCTAGGCATTCGAAGGGTTTACAAATATTAGGACGAACTCTGAAAGCCTCAATGCGGGAATTAggtttacttatatttttcttatttatagGTAAGTTTCATAcagtcaacaaaaaaaaaaaaaacaacaacatacCACATTTACTTATCGATTTACGAGTTTTATTCAAacatcaaaaacaaaagagaaaacaaaatactGCAAAACGACTGCGACCATCCAGACAGACTTACCCTCGCTACCCCGCCCCCTCAAAAGATATATTTCCAACTACTTCTCTCTGTCCCAAAGTCCTGATACACACGTACTTACAGTAACTTGATCTTAAACTACATATAACTACTGCGGAATCGTCCAGCGATCGCGAATTAAAACAACCACaaaagatacatatatatatctatctatgcTTACGTCTGCCTCAAGCCAGCACATTTATGTTACCGCTCATCATGAACCTCCAACCctaaagccaaaaaaaaatacaaaaaacaaaaaacgaaaaa contains:
- the LOC122624609 gene encoding potassium voltage-gated channel protein Shaker isoform X3, giving the protein MAAVAGLYGLGEDRQHRKKQQQQQQHQKEQLEQKEEQKKIAERKLQLREQQLQRNSLDGYGSLPKLSSQDEEGGAGHGFGGGPQHFEPIPHDHDFCERVVINVSGLRFETQLRTLNQFPDTLLGDPARRLRYFDPLRNEYFFDRSRPSFDAILYYYQSGGRLRRPVNVPLDVFSEEIKFYELGDQAINKFREDEGFIKEEERPLPDNEKQRKVWLLFEYPESSQAARVVAIISVFVILLSIVIFCLETLPEFKHYKVFNTTTNGTKIEEDEVPDITDPFFLIETLCIIWFTFELTVRFLACPNKLNFCRDVMNVIDIIAIIPYFITLATVVAEEEDTLNLPKAPVSPQDKSSNQAMSLAILRVIRLVRVFRIFKLSRHSKGLQILGRTLKASMRELGLLIFFLFIGVVLFSSAVYFAEAGSENSFFKSIPDAFWWAVVTMTTVGYGDMTPVGVWGKIVGSLCAIAGVLTIALPVPVIVSNFNYFYHRETDQEEMQSQNFNHVTSCPYLPGTLGQHMKKSSLSESSSDMMDLDDGVESTPGLTETHPGRSAVAPFLGAQQQQQQQPVASSLSMSIDKQLQHPLQQLTQTQLYQQQQQQQQNGFKQQQQQQQTQQQLQQQQSHTINASAAAATSGSGSSNLTMRHNNALAVSIETDV